A genome region from Pseudomonas sp. N3-W includes the following:
- a CDS encoding CoA-transferase subunit beta has product MTYTTNEMMTVAAARRLKNGSVCFVGIGLPSKAANLARLTSSPDVVLIYESGPIGAKPSVLPLSIGDGELAETADTVVPTGEIFRYWLQGGRIDVGFLGAAQVDRFGNINTTVVGDYHQPKVRLPGAGGAPEIAGSAKSVLIILKQSARSFVEKLDFITSVGHGEGGDSRKRLGLPGAGPVGIITDLCIMEPEAGSHEFVVTALHPGVTREQVIAATGWTVRFADTVENTATPTDIELTALRDLEARTAAAHGQAPGEA; this is encoded by the coding sequence ATGACTTACACCACCAACGAAATGATGACCGTGGCCGCCGCCCGCCGTTTGAAAAACGGCTCGGTGTGTTTTGTCGGCATTGGCTTGCCCTCCAAAGCGGCCAACCTGGCGCGACTGACGTCTTCGCCGGACGTGGTGCTGATCTACGAATCGGGCCCGATTGGCGCCAAGCCGAGCGTACTGCCGTTGTCGATTGGTGATGGCGAGCTGGCGGAAACCGCTGACACCGTCGTGCCGACCGGTGAGATTTTTCGCTACTGGTTGCAGGGTGGACGCATCGACGTCGGTTTTCTCGGCGCGGCGCAGGTCGACCGCTTCGGCAACATCAACACCACGGTGGTCGGCGATTACCATCAGCCGAAAGTCCGCCTGCCCGGTGCCGGTGGCGCGCCGGAGATTGCCGGTTCGGCCAAGAGCGTGTTGATCATCCTTAAACAGTCGGCGCGTTCGTTTGTGGAAAAACTCGATTTCATCACCTCGGTCGGCCACGGCGAGGGCGGTGATTCGCGCAAACGTCTGGGGCTGCCGGGCGCCGGTCCGGTCGGCATCATCACCGACCTGTGCATCATGGAGCCGGAAGCCGGCAGCCACGAATTTGTGGTCACCGCGCTGCATCCGGGCGTGACCCGCGAGCAAGTGATCGCGGCGACGGGGTGGACGGTCCGTTTTGCAGACACGGTTGAAAACACGGCCACGCCCACCGATATCGAACTGACCGCGCTGCGCGATCTCGAAGCGCGCACCGCCGCCGCCCACGGCCAAGCACCGGGAGAAGCCTGA
- a CDS encoding CoA transferase subunit A encodes MAEILSLHDAVKQFVNDGDTVALEGFTHLIPTAAGHEIIRQGKKDLTLVRMTPDLIYDQLIGAGCARKLIFSWGGNPGVGSLHRLRDAVEKHWPHALEIEEHSHADLANAYVAGASGLPFAVLRAYAGSDLPKVNPLIKTVTCPFTGEVLAAVPSVRPDITVIHAQKADRKGNVLLWGILGVQKEAALAAKRCIVTVEEIVDDLNAPMNACVLPTWALSAVCHVPGGAHPSYAHGYTERDNRFYQAWDPIARDRETFTAWINEYIHGCADFSEFQAKLAAASETR; translated from the coding sequence ATGGCTGAAATCCTTTCGCTGCATGACGCGGTGAAGCAGTTCGTCAACGACGGCGACACCGTCGCGCTCGAAGGCTTCACCCACCTGATTCCGACGGCGGCGGGTCATGAAATCATTCGTCAGGGCAAGAAAGACCTGACCTTGGTACGGATGACACCTGACCTGATCTACGACCAGTTGATCGGTGCCGGTTGTGCTCGCAAGCTGATTTTTTCCTGGGGCGGCAATCCCGGTGTTGGCTCTCTGCATCGCCTGCGCGACGCGGTCGAGAAGCACTGGCCCCATGCCCTGGAAATCGAAGAACACAGCCACGCCGACCTGGCCAACGCCTACGTCGCCGGTGCTTCCGGCCTGCCGTTCGCGGTGCTGCGTGCCTACGCCGGCTCCGACCTGCCGAAGGTCAATCCGCTGATCAAGACCGTGACGTGCCCCTTCACCGGCGAAGTGCTGGCCGCTGTACCCTCGGTGCGTCCGGACATCACTGTGATCCATGCGCAGAAAGCCGATCGCAAGGGCAATGTGCTGCTGTGGGGCATTCTTGGCGTGCAGAAAGAAGCCGCGTTGGCGGCCAAGCGCTGCATCGTCACCGTCGAAGAAATCGTCGACGACCTCAATGCTCCGATGAATGCCTGCGTGCTGCCGACCTGGGCCCTGAGCGCGGTGTGCCATGTGCCCGGCGGCGCGCATCCGTCCTACGCTCACGGCTACACCGAACGCGACAACCGTTTCTATCAGGCCTGGGATCCGATTGCCCGTGATCGCGAGACATTCACCGCGTGGATCAACGAGTACATCCACGGCTGCGCTGACTTCAGCGAGTTCCAGGCCAAGCTGGCCGCTGCTTCGGAGACCAGGTAA
- a CDS encoding MFS transporter, whose protein sequence is MNQPQSAVGNCLDVQSFINAQPISRYQWRVVILCFLIVFLDGLDTAAMGFIAPALSQDWGIDRASLGPVMSAALIGMVFGALGSGPLADRFGRKVVLVGAVLLFGAFSLASAYSSNVEQLLVLRFLTGLGLGAGMPNATTLLSEYTPERKKSLLVTSMFCGFNLGMAGGGFISAKLIPAFGWHSLLMIGGILPLILAVVLLFWLPESARYLVVRNRGTDKVRKALAPIDPAVVAQASSFSVPEQKTVKARNVFAVIFSGTYSTGTLLLWLTYFMGLVIVYLLTSWLPTLMRDSGASMEQAAFIGALFQFGGVLSAVGVGWAMDRFNPHKVIGIFYLLAGVFAYAVGQSLGNITLLATLVLVAGMCVNGAQSAMPSLAARFYPTQGRATGVSWMLGIGRFGAILGAWMGATLLGLGWNFEQVLTALVIPAALATTAVVIKGMVSHADAT, encoded by the coding sequence ATGAACCAGCCTCAGTCTGCTGTAGGGAACTGCCTTGATGTGCAGTCCTTTATCAATGCCCAACCCATCTCACGCTACCAGTGGCGAGTGGTGATCCTGTGTTTCCTGATTGTCTTTCTCGACGGCCTCGACACCGCTGCCATGGGTTTTATCGCCCCGGCGCTGTCCCAGGATTGGGGCATCGACCGCGCCAGCCTCGGCCCGGTGATGAGCGCCGCGCTGATCGGCATGGTCTTCGGCGCACTCGGCTCCGGCCCGCTGGCTGACCGCTTCGGGCGAAAAGTCGTACTGGTCGGGGCGGTGCTGTTGTTCGGTGCCTTCAGCCTGGCTTCGGCCTACAGCAGCAACGTCGAACAGCTGCTGGTACTGCGCTTCCTCACCGGTCTGGGCCTGGGCGCCGGCATGCCCAACGCCACCACGCTGCTATCGGAATACACCCCGGAGCGCAAGAAGTCGCTGCTGGTGACCAGCATGTTCTGTGGCTTCAACCTGGGCATGGCCGGTGGCGGGTTTATCTCGGCCAAGCTGATCCCGGCATTCGGCTGGCACAGCCTGCTGATGATCGGCGGGATCCTGCCGCTGATACTTGCGGTGGTGTTGCTGTTCTGGCTGCCGGAATCGGCGCGCTACCTTGTCGTGCGGAACCGTGGCACCGACAAAGTGCGCAAGGCCCTGGCGCCCATTGACCCGGCAGTGGTGGCGCAGGCATCGAGCTTCAGTGTGCCGGAACAGAAGACCGTCAAGGCCCGCAACGTCTTCGCCGTGATTTTCTCCGGCACCTACAGCACCGGCACGCTGCTGCTGTGGCTGACCTATTTCATGGGGCTGGTGATCGTTTACCTGTTGACCAGCTGGCTGCCGACCCTGATGCGCGACAGCGGAGCGAGCATGGAGCAGGCGGCGTTCATCGGCGCGTTGTTCCAGTTCGGCGGGGTATTGAGCGCGGTCGGTGTGGGCTGGGCCATGGACCGCTTCAATCCGCACAAGGTGATCGGTATTTTCTACCTGTTGGCGGGAGTGTTTGCCTACGCCGTCGGGCAGAGCCTGGGCAACATCACGTTGCTGGCGACCCTGGTGCTGGTGGCAGGGATGTGCGTCAACGGTGCGCAATCGGCGATGCCGTCGCTGGCGGCAAGGTTTTATCCGACACAAGGGCGGGCGACGGGCGTGTCGTGGATGCTCGGGATTGGCCGCTTCGGCGCGATTCTCGGGGCCTGGATGGGGGCAACGTTGCTGGGGCTTGGCTGGAATTTCGAGCAGGTGCTGACGGCGCTGGTGATCCCGGCGGCGCTGGCGACAACGGCGGTGGTGATCAAGGGCATGGTCAGTCATGCGGATGCGACCTGA
- the pcaR gene encoding pca regulon transcriptional regulator PcaR: MNDQMRNSFASVAPPIVASPAKRIQALTGDPDFMTSLARGLAVVQAFQERKRHLTIAQISHRTEIPRAAVRRCLHTLIKLGYATTDGRTYSLLPKVLTLGHAYLSSTPLAVSAQPYLDRMSEQLHEACNMATLEGDDILYIARSATTQRLISVDLSVGGRLPAYCTSMGRILLAALDDTSLREYLDHAEFQAKTSRTLHTPETLLECLQEVRQQGWCIVDQELEQGLRSIAVPVYDASGQVVAALNVSTHAGRVSRSELEQRFLPGLLSASRDLSAQLFA, from the coding sequence ATGAACGATCAAATGCGCAACTCCTTCGCCTCAGTGGCGCCACCGATCGTTGCGTCACCGGCCAAACGGATTCAGGCCCTGACCGGCGACCCGGATTTCATGACGTCCCTGGCCCGTGGCCTGGCAGTGGTGCAAGCGTTCCAGGAACGCAAACGGCACCTGACCATCGCCCAGATCAGCCATCGCACGGAAATTCCCCGCGCGGCTGTGCGCCGTTGCCTGCACACCCTGATCAAGCTCGGCTACGCCACCACCGACGGGCGCACGTATTCGCTGCTGCCCAAAGTCCTGACGCTGGGCCATGCCTACCTGTCGTCCACGCCACTGGCGGTGTCGGCCCAGCCGTATCTGGACCGCATGAGTGAGCAACTGCATGAAGCCTGCAACATGGCCACGCTGGAAGGCGATGACATCCTTTATATAGCCCGCTCGGCCACCACCCAGCGGCTGATCTCGGTTGATCTGTCGGTCGGTGGGCGACTGCCGGCCTATTGCACCTCAATGGGCCGGATTCTGCTGGCGGCGCTGGATGACACCTCTTTGCGCGAGTACCTCGACCACGCGGAGTTTCAAGCCAAGACCAGCCGTACGTTGCACACCCCCGAAACGTTGCTTGAATGCCTGCAAGAGGTACGGCAGCAAGGCTGGTGCATCGTTGATCAGGAGTTGGAGCAGGGCCTGCGGTCGATTGCCGTTCCGGTGTATGACGCTTCCGGGCAAGTGGTGGCGGCACTCAATGTCAGCACCCATGCTGGGCGCGTCAGCCGCAGCGAACTTGAGCAGCGTTTCCTGCCCGGGCTGCTGAGCGCCAGTCGCGACCTCAGCGCGCAGTTGTTCGCCTGA
- the pcaH gene encoding protocatechuate 3,4-dioxygenase subunit beta, whose protein sequence is MTDKPGYRRPQAGTQPEYLHPAYQSTHRRSPSKPLVFLPHSLSEITGPTIGAEHVNEKDNDLTAQHPGEPQGERIIIHGRVLDEDGLPVPGILVEIWQANAAGRYHHHRDTHDAPLDPNFTGTGRTVTDADGNYQFQTIKPGAYPWGNHHNAWRPAHIHFSLFGPSILTRLVTQMYFPGDPLLAYDPIYNCVPDTRAKERLIATFDLEKTIPSYALGYRWDIVLRGREATPMEK, encoded by the coding sequence ATGACTGACAAGCCTGGTTACCGCCGCCCGCAGGCGGGGACCCAGCCGGAGTATCTGCACCCGGCCTATCAATCCACCCACCGTCGCTCGCCGTCGAAGCCGTTGGTGTTCCTGCCCCATTCGCTGTCGGAAATTACCGGCCCGACCATCGGCGCCGAGCACGTCAACGAGAAAGACAATGACCTGACCGCCCAGCACCCGGGCGAGCCGCAGGGCGAGCGCATCATTATTCATGGTCGGGTGCTGGACGAGGACGGTCTGCCCGTGCCGGGCATTCTGGTGGAAATCTGGCAGGCCAACGCCGCCGGCCGCTACCACCATCATCGCGACACCCACGACGCACCGCTGGATCCGAACTTCACCGGCACCGGCCGCACCGTGACCGACGCCGATGGCAACTATCAGTTCCAGACCATCAAGCCCGGCGCTTATCCTTGGGGCAATCACCACAATGCCTGGCGCCCGGCGCACATCCATTTCTCGTTGTTCGGCCCGAGCATCCTGACGCGGCTGGTCACGCAAATGTATTTTCCCGGTGATCCGTTGCTGGCCTACGACCCGATCTACAACTGCGTACCGGATACCCGCGCCAAAGAGCGTTTGATCGCCACGTTCGATCTGGAAAAAACCATTCCTTCCTACGCCCTCGGTTACCGTTGGGACATCGTCTTGCGCGGCCGCGAAGCCACGCCGATGGAGAAATAA
- the pcaF gene encoding 3-oxoadipyl-CoA thiolase — MMRDVYICDAIRTPIGRFGGGLSTVRADDLAAVPIRALMERNPSVDWSAVDEVFLGCANQAGEDNRNVARMALLLAGLPQTIPGVTLNRLCASGMDAIGTAFRAIASGEMELAIAGGVESMSRAPFVMGKADAAFSRSMKLEDTTIGWRFINPLMKVQYGVDAMPQTADNVADDYGVSRADQDAFALRSQQRTAAAQAAGFFAEEIVEVRIAHKKGESVVCQDEHPRADTTLETLARLKPVNGPDKTVTAGNASGVNDGAAALILASAEAVKKHGLTARARVLGMASAGVAPRLMGIGPVPAVRKLIERLGMAISDFDVIELNEAFASQGLAVLRELGLADDAPQVNPNGGAIALGHPLGMSGARLVLTALHQLEKTGGKKALATLCVGVGQGLALAIERV, encoded by the coding sequence CTGATGCGCGATGTTTATATCTGCGACGCGATCCGTACGCCCATCGGCCGCTTTGGCGGCGGACTGTCGACTGTGCGTGCCGACGATCTGGCCGCCGTGCCGATCAGGGCGCTGATGGAACGCAATCCATCGGTGGACTGGAGCGCGGTGGATGAGGTGTTCCTCGGCTGCGCCAACCAGGCCGGCGAAGACAACCGCAACGTGGCGCGCATGGCCTTGCTGCTGGCGGGCCTGCCGCAAACCATTCCCGGCGTCACCCTCAATCGCCTCTGCGCGTCGGGCATGGATGCCATCGGCACCGCGTTTCGCGCCATCGCCAGTGGCGAGATGGAGCTGGCGATTGCCGGCGGCGTCGAGTCGATGTCTCGCGCACCGTTCGTGATGGGCAAGGCCGACGCGGCTTTTTCGCGCAGCATGAAACTGGAAGACACCACCATCGGCTGGCGCTTTATCAACCCGTTGATGAAAGTGCAGTATGGCGTCGATGCGATGCCGCAGACCGCCGACAACGTCGCCGACGACTACGGGGTATCGCGCGCCGATCAGGACGCCTTCGCCCTGCGCAGTCAGCAGCGCACGGCTGCCGCGCAAGCCGCAGGATTTTTCGCCGAGGAAATTGTTGAGGTGCGCATTGCCCACAAGAAAGGCGAAAGCGTCGTCTGCCAGGATGAACATCCTCGCGCCGATACCACACTGGAAACCCTGGCCAGATTGAAGCCGGTCAATGGGCCCGACAAGACCGTCACTGCCGGCAACGCTTCCGGTGTGAACGACGGCGCGGCGGCGCTGATCCTGGCATCCGCCGAAGCGGTGAAGAAACACGGCTTGACCGCCCGCGCCCGGGTACTCGGCATGGCCAGCGCTGGCGTCGCGCCACGGCTCATGGGCATCGGCCCGGTGCCGGCGGTGCGCAAACTCATCGAGCGTCTTGGTATGGCGATCAGCGATTTCGACGTGATTGAACTCAATGAAGCCTTTGCCAGCCAGGGCCTGGCGGTGCTGCGTGAGCTGGGGTTGGCGGACGATGCACCGCAGGTCAACCCGAACGGTGGCGCCATTGCCTTGGGCCATCCGTTGGGCATGAGCGGTGCGCGTCTGGTGCTGACCGCGTTGCATCAGCTGGAAAAGACGGGCGGCAAAAAAGCGCTGGCGACCCTGTGTGTCGGTGTCGGCCAGGGCCTGGCGTTGGCCATCGAGCGCGTCTGA
- a CDS encoding MFS family transporter encodes MTTNTTHYTGEERSKRIFAIVGASSGNLVEWFDFYVYAFCAIYFAPAFFPSDNPTVQLVNTAGVFAAGFLMRPIGGWIFGRVADKHGRKNSMMISVLMMCFGSLLIACLPTYKEIGVWAPLLLLFARLLQGLSVGGEYGTTATYMSEIALKGQRGFFASFQYVTLIGGQLLAVLLVVILQQFLSEDDLRAYGWRIPFAVGALAALISLFLRRTLKETTSKEMREDKDAGSIRALFRDHKAAFITVLGYTAGGSLIFYTFTTYMQKYLVNTAGMHAKTASYIMTGALFLYMCMQPLFGMLADKIGRRNSMLWFGALGTLFTVPILLTLKSISSPFLAFVLITVALAIVSFYTSISGLVKAEMFPPQVRALGVGLAYAVANAIFGGSAEYVALSLKSVGMENSFYWYVTVMMAVAFLFSLRLPKEAAYLHHDL; translated from the coding sequence ATGACAACCAACACAACTCACTACACCGGTGAAGAGCGCAGCAAAAGGATCTTTGCGATAGTCGGCGCCTCGTCCGGCAATCTGGTCGAATGGTTCGACTTTTATGTGTATGCCTTCTGCGCCATCTATTTCGCGCCAGCGTTTTTTCCATCCGACAACCCCACGGTGCAACTGGTAAACACCGCCGGTGTGTTCGCTGCCGGGTTCCTGATGCGGCCCATCGGTGGCTGGATTTTCGGTCGCGTGGCGGACAAGCACGGGCGCAAGAATTCGATGATGATTTCGGTGCTGATGATGTGCTTCGGCTCGTTGCTCATCGCCTGTTTGCCAACCTACAAGGAGATCGGCGTGTGGGCGCCGTTGCTGCTGTTGTTCGCCCGTTTGCTGCAGGGTTTGTCGGTGGGTGGCGAGTACGGCACCACTGCCACCTACATGAGTGAAATCGCCCTCAAGGGTCAACGCGGTTTCTTCGCTTCGTTCCAGTACGTGACGCTGATCGGCGGGCAACTGCTGGCGGTGCTGCTGGTGGTGATCCTGCAACAATTTCTCTCTGAAGACGACTTGCGTGCCTACGGCTGGCGCATCCCGTTCGCGGTCGGCGCGCTGGCGGCGCTGATCTCGTTGTTCCTGCGTCGCACGCTCAAGGAAACCACCAGCAAGGAAATGCGCGAAGACAAGGACGCCGGGAGCATCCGTGCGCTGTTTCGCGATCACAAGGCGGCGTTCATCACCGTGCTCGGCTATACCGCTGGCGGCTCGCTGATTTTCTACACCTTCACCACCTACATGCAGAAATACCTGGTGAACACCGCCGGCATGCACGCCAAGACCGCGAGCTACATCATGACCGGCGCGCTGTTCCTTTATATGTGCATGCAGCCGCTGTTCGGCATGCTCGCCGACAAGATTGGCCGACGTAATTCGATGCTGTGGTTCGGCGCCCTCGGGACGCTGTTCACCGTGCCGATTCTGCTGACGTTGAAAAGCATCAGCAGCCCGTTCCTGGCCTTCGTGCTGATCACCGTGGCGCTGGCAATCGTCAGTTTCTACACCTCGATCAGCGGCCTGGTAAAAGCCGAGATGTTCCCGCCGCAAGTGCGCGCACTGGGCGTTGGCCTGGCGTACGCGGTGGCGAATGCGATCTTCGGCGGCTCGGCGGAATACGTGGCCCTGAGCCTGAAATCGGTGGGTATGGAAAACTCCTTCTACTGGTACGTCACGGTGATGATGGCGGTGGCGTTCCTGTTCAGTCTGCGCCTGCCCAAAGAGGCGGCGTATCTGCATCACGACCTTTGA
- the pcaG gene encoding protocatechuate 3,4-dioxygenase subunit alpha, whose product MTLNATTSHTVGPYYHIGLTWLNREDLTVEQTLGERVAITGQVIDGNGDFVNDAMLEVWQANAVGKYDHPEDDQAKALDPNFRGFGRVPVDAQGRFRFTTIKPGTVEGLQGTTQAPHLVVLVFARGLVKHLLTRIYFDGEPANVSDPLLECVPAERRATLLAKTDASGAYQWNVILQGTDAETVFFDY is encoded by the coding sequence ATGACGCTGAACGCGACCACGTCCCACACCGTCGGGCCGTATTACCACATCGGTCTGACCTGGCTGAACCGCGAAGACCTGACTGTCGAGCAGACGCTGGGCGAGCGCGTGGCAATCACCGGGCAGGTCATCGATGGCAATGGCGACTTCGTCAACGACGCGATGCTTGAAGTCTGGCAGGCCAACGCCGTCGGCAAGTACGACCACCCTGAAGATGATCAGGCCAAGGCGCTGGACCCGAATTTCCGGGGCTTTGGCCGGGTGCCGGTGGATGCGCAAGGGCGCTTTCGTTTCACCACGATCAAACCGGGCACGGTAGAAGGTTTGCAGGGCACGACCCAGGCACCGCACCTGGTGGTGCTGGTGTTTGCGCGCGGGTTGGTGAAGCACTTGCTGACGCGGATCTACTTTGATGGCGAGCCGGCGAACGTCTCGGACCCGCTGCTCGAATGTGTCCCGGCGGAGCGGCGCGCTACCTTGCTGGCGAAGACGGATGCGTCGGGTGCTTATCAGTGGAATGTGATTTTGCAGGGGACCGATGCGGAGACGGTGTTCTTTGATTATTGA